The Solea senegalensis isolate Sse05_10M linkage group LG14, IFAPA_SoseM_1, whole genome shotgun sequence genomic sequence tggacagttcttGTGGTAATATATGCAAGggtagtcttttttttttaatcagtgcaATCAATGATAAAAtattgtttgagtttgagtcacCTTAACTGATCagtgttttataaatgaaacaaataatgaaatattcatgCCCATCCCTAGTGTGCATATTTGTGCTTTAAACATACTCTGGGGTCCTGATGGCTCCTGGCTCTCCTTCACCAACAAACAGGTGGTTTGAGAGTGTGGGGATGGATTTGCGGGGTCATATGGGCTCACTATCATACCAATAAAGGGCGCTCCGCCTCGTGAGAAATAACTCTGTAGCAATCAGGACACAGGAAATTAGACGACAGAATGATACAATCAGATTCATGACTAAATGACCTCCACATTCACTCATTTTACCTGGAACTGGTCCTGTGTAGTTATATCCCGCACTGAAGGGTTGGGGTGGAAGGACGGGTGTGAGTGGTACCAGCCCACCACACTATAACCCAGGGACGAAAGTATATCACAGGCTTGTGTTTGAGACACAGGGTCCATCTCACACTGCAAACCTGTACTTACACTATTACAAGGCTCTGCTGCACAGatctacacacaacacacacacagttttccattaaacacacattacaaaaaaaagaaatgatgtctTCTGATGTTTCATACTGTTGTTTAAAACTCCTCCTCCTACCTTCAATACTTTGTCTTCCTCATTAAAAGTCCCTCCCAGCAGACCAATAACTTCCCCCCGGGATACATGGGCATGCTGAGGACCACAGCACATTTGATCAATTTAGGAGCAAAAAGAGAACAATATTCTATTctaataaaatacaacagaagAAAGAGTATTGGCATTAAACAAAGCCaagtttaaatcaaataaaataaaatttctACATTATTTCAATTCGCATTTTGAAGTGGGGGCTTActagagagaaggaaggaattGCATGGTTTGCATAAGCCTGACATGCTTGGAGAGCTAATGCTAAAGAGTCCTGTATTGGTTATTATCATACCAGACATCAGAATGTTTGTGTAGCATACCATGTCCATGATGAGAAGAGTCTCTGCACACACAATAACCTGGAATGGTTCCTggcaaaacagaaaaaaatggaataCAAAGGATCACCTTATGTGAGAACTGTTGGTACATTTCTGATGGTTCAGTTTAGAGAACATGATTTGAGAGAAAATTGAATGTGATCTccttttttaaactaaatgaaGGTTCCAGAGACATAACACATGAGTAAATGGGAAGTGAGATTCCCCTCCTATTTTACTAGTGACTGATGAGAATAGGAGAGACAGCCACTGACCTGTACATCGTCTCCAAAATACCTGCAGGGAATCAGCTGGAAGGGATCAAATGACCTGATAGAGGAAATGTAATGAGTATTTATACATGTATGAATATGTAGCTGTGAGGAAGAAGGGCATGATGCAAGTGCAGCGACAGGTGCAGTGCAATTTTTACGCCTTTGGGTCGATAAAATCCAAATTGATTTCATTAGTATTCGTTCTATGTTGTTGTTTAGTATGATCATCCATTGATAAGTTGCTGCTTATGTATCTTTAACACATTAGATTGTTGGTAGTGTATCGAGCTACATATCATATTGGCCACAGACCAGGGATGCACTTCCCAAGAACACAGAAAATGTTCCATTACTTCATCACACTCACCCTCTGTATCTGGACAACTTGCTGGGTTTAGGCTGccttttcatctcctctctcctcagagCAAGTTCCTCAGCACTGAGATGCTGATGGAAACACCAAAAACACAAGATCAGTATGTCTGTATATGTGATcgatatgtgtgtatgtgcatgtgtttgtatgtaaaaCTGTGTCCAAACCTGATAAGTCTGTCCCTCCAAGTCTTTGGCATCACACCAATTACCCCATACGTCTCTCACACGACGCTTCCTGGTCCGCTGTAACCAATCAGCAATTAGATTGAAAAATCGCATAGTTTAGATGCTTGAAATTAGGTGtcagaaatgaaatgatgatgagtATGTCTACCATGCTCTGCAGTCTCTGAGCGAGCTGATAGGCCTCAAGCACATCTTTGCCTTCCTTATGCTTGGAGCGATCCACCAGCAATGGGCGATTGTACACCGCTTGCTCTGTGAGTGAGAAGGATGAAAAAGGTGAAAAGGaaagtcatcagtcatcatctaccgctttatcctccaccagagggttgcgggggtgttgtgccaatctcagctacaccGGGCGATAGGAaagtaaattataaaaaataataataataagtaagtTCTGCAACCAGCTCAGTGATGTTACCACAGTTGAAATTGATGGCTCCAATGAGCTCCAGATAGGTGTGTATTCTCCCAATGCAGTTGACGTCTCCACAGTTCTTCAGGCCTGGGCGAACAGATGTCTTGTTCAGATACTTAGGCTTGCTCTTTAACCTggtacaaaaaaacattaaaaacctgCCTCCTATGCACAACTGTGTTGTCATTAAAAATTAACCAAACATGTCTTATACCACTGATCCAGGATGTAGTTTCTGATCTTCAAATATCTCTCTGGGGTCTTGGAGGGTCGTCCCTCAAAGAACTCTGGAATGGCTTGTTTCTCATCCTCAGTGATGGTCTCCTTGTCCAACTCAATTTCCTGTTTAGGTATCTTgagctcttcctcttcctcttcctcctcatcttcatccatGTTCTCCTCCCTCTCATCCAGGTCGACTTCTGAGTTTAGATTTAAAATCTGCTCAATCTTATCAGCCGAACCTAAGAGAGgaagaatacatttttaaacttatttaaatcatagtaaacatacagtagattCATAAGTGATTAGAGCACTGTGTGCATTACCCATCTCATCACCAGAGGTGTCTTTCAACTGACTCTTGAAATGGGAGCTCTGGTCCTCATGTTCATCACTCATTTGCTTTGATTCTGTCATAGTTTCTGATTGAGGGCTTTTTTTGAGAGACAACACTGTCTCATCTTCCTTAGTGTCAGCATGCTCCTCTGTGGAAGGGACTGACGATGAAGGCTGAGGAGTTTGTGGAGGTGGAGAGATGTTGAGACTGTATGAGTCTTTTGTCTCCTGCCCACCATGaacttcctcttcctgctctccTGTGAGATTTTCTGTCTGGGTCTCTGGGTTTGTTTGCTGCTCTGGTTCAGTTTCGTTCCAAGCCTGCAATTTCTCTTCGgtatcttcatcatcactcaGATCATCTGTGATGTCTacatcctcatcctcaccaTCAGAGAGCTTCTCTATGCGGATGGTGTTGTCTGTAGTGGATGCATGACTGGATGTGGGCTGCGGAGACTGCAACACGGGTCCTGCAGGGAGAGCTGCAGATCTAGGCTCTGATTTACCCTGAAAATTTTgacagatgatgaatgaatttTTTTATCCTTTCCTatgcaattattttatttaaactttatttatacagatgatctcacagagacacagggtcCCACATTCAGGACCGACCTAACCAGGACAACAATATGAGTGACACAGATGAATATTTCAATGGACAGTCAATAAGACGTCTCctgtaaataaatagttttcagAGATTAAGCAAGTCTGAGCAAACTGAGAcctgttttgcatgttttcttgtcttctattttctttttcatgtattttatatttttccctGCTATTTTCTAAATGTATTGTCATATGGTATTACAGATGTATCATACTGTTAGTATAATCGCAAAAGGTTATCCTAATAAAGTAAACCAAGCCTGCATACCCCGACCTGCATAAAATTaactcaacagcagcagcacactggaataatgtactgtataagtAAATCTCACCTTGTGTTTAAAATACTGTCTGGCGTAGCTCTTGACCTGAAGGACGGTACGGCTTTCCACCAATTTGGCAATCTTAGTCCACCTTCGTCCAAACTGAGCCTGCAGAACCACACACCCATATTATAGTTTCACAAAGAAATGAGTATTTCTACTTTCTAGTATTTCTTCTATGCAAAAAGCATGGGTGTTGGAGAAAAAGGGGAGCTTACCAGTCCTTCTTCAAACCGATCTTTCTCTTGTTTGGACCAACGAGAAGACGATGCTGAGGTTGTGGCTGGGGTTTTGGTCAAAGAACTATGCAATGACAGAAAGGAAGGTGACATAAATGCATACAACATAAAGAGAGAAATttaaagagagaaacacacttACTTCTTCACTTTGGGCTTGTTGCTTGCAGCACTTTCCCAAACTTGACTAGGAATCTCTTTACCTGTCAGGTAGTATCTATAAGTATAGTTCAGGACCATGCATGAAAATAGTGTGCAGCACAGTTTAAAAGACAATGACAtgagacacagaaaaatattttttaaattaaatcataaCAACTTTTAAGAAGCCCTGATGAAATCATTTCTGAATACTTGCAGCAAGTCTCCCTTATTACTCATTCCATTTGCATGCCTTTGATTTATGCATTCATAGTTTCACATGGGAGTCATATTCAAATAAACATATGTCAGGGCATTTGACAAGTTTTACCCTCAGCAATGCTTTTATCTCATATGCCTCAATCTTAGGAATTCAAGTAATTCTATACAATTCAGCAGATGCTACAAATCTGTCtggacaagacaaacaaaataaaataaatcaaccaTTTTGTGATACATTCACAGTCAGTCAAAGGATACTGCTCCTCCAGCAGCATTCTCTGTATCACCTCTCGGTTCTCAGGACTAATGGAGCTGTCCAGCTCCCACGGCTGCACGACAAAGACAGGCAGAAGGAAAGACATTCAAAATTCGCACACAGTGGACATCTCACTGACACACATCCACAGGACACAGTCTGTTGAAATGTTCAACAACGTGCACTGTGCCTTccaaataaactgtaaaataaataaaacagtcacagtcatgaatagacagacacagtgacagGTGAATGCCTGAGTTTCAAACTCTTCATACCAGAATTCCTGCGCTGCTCGTCCACGCAGACTGCAAGAACTGTTCCTGAACTAAACCTGCGTCCAGCTCACTGCAACAGAAAGCACAACAGGACGTGAACACAACACGGTACTGAGCCGAGGACACTCACAACCAGTTAAGTCTGTACGGTGAGGCTGAAAACTACAGCCAGCTCACAGTTACCCAGCGCAGACTGCACTATATCAATCACACTGAGAAAATATATTTGGGGGGTCTTAACCACACGAGGAAAACATTATTACTTTAAACTGCTTCCAGACTCGTCTCCTTCG encodes the following:
- the mysm1 gene encoding histone H2A deubiquitinase MYSM1 → MEDEVDVDIEGDESGSSLNELDAGLVQEQFLQSAWTSSAGILPWELDSSISPENREVIQRMLLEEQYYLTGKEIPSQVWESAASNKPKVKNSLTKTPATTSASSSRWSKQEKDRFEEGLAQFGRRWTKIAKLVESRTVLQVKSYARQYFKHKGKSEPRSAALPAGPVLQSPQPTSSHASTTDNTIRIEKLSDGEDEDVDITDDLSDDEDTEEKLQAWNETEPEQQTNPETQTENLTGEQEEEVHGGQETKDSYSLNISPPPQTPQPSSSVPSTEEHADTKEDETVLSLKKSPQSETMTESKQMSDEHEDQSSHFKSQLKDTSGDEMGSADKIEQILNLNSEVDLDEREENMDEDEEEEEEEELKIPKQEIELDKETITEDEKQAIPEFFEGRPSKTPERYLKIRNYILDQWLKSKPKYLNKTSVRPGLKNCGDVNCIGRIHTYLELIGAINFNCEQAVYNRPLLVDRSKHKEGKDVLEAYQLAQRLQSMRTRKRRVRDVWGNWCDAKDLEGQTYQHLSAEELALRREEMKRQPKPSKLSRYRGSFDPFQLIPCRYFGDDVQEPFQVIVCAETLLIMDMHAHVSRGEVIGLLGGTFNEEDKVLKICAAEPCNSVSTGLQCEMDPVSQTQACDILSSLGYSVVGWYHSHPSFHPNPSVRDITTQDQFQSYFSRGGAPFIGMIVSPYDPANPSPHSQTTCLLVKESQEPSGPQKLPFRFDFLSSQDIPDWEQTMRRAQWIIHKYSETHGSVQMDRLFRKDSHLTCLEKMLSSLARYLEPLPDEEGDPFLTQIQALFQSDFIAKQQQEEAESLDTSPRAVDSDDFAFDQLDNQDMPQEEGGRNPDQDPGRASGNSAQPVTDTPSETNSNTVLHLGSVLSSEHNYLL